The proteins below come from a single uncultured Carboxylicivirga sp. genomic window:
- a CDS encoding sugar-binding domain-containing protein gives MNRSSYILLNIFLLALVLWGCQTGETQQKLIKDHNLDFDWRFALGDYPEASQAYFNDDGWRSLNLPHDWSIEGQRSAEAPSGNDGGYFPSGIGWYRKSFKVPALWKGQKVRIYFEGVYMNAEVFVNGHSLGVHPYGYTSFYYDITPYLVYGKGNTIAVKVDNSQQKNCRWYSGSGIYRHVRLDVTAPVCIDKWGVGITTSEVSSEKASIEVKTIMKNDFDTAQKIMLQTLLQDKHKNDCGKDEIVVELAPNSRKEVIQNIEVQSPDLWSPELPNMYNAISKVYMGEVLADKDYNQFGIRTINYSVEKGFELNGNTIKLNGGCVHHDNGVLGAAAYDRAEERKVELLKSAGYNAVRTSHNPPSEAFLSACDRLGLLVIDESFDGWKVEKTPHDYASVFDDWWEKDIYSMVMRDRNHPSIIMWSSGNEIIERTEPESVETAWMLNSYIRELDSSRPVTSAMTSWNQGWKIFDPLMAEHDICGYNYMMHEAESDHERVPKRIIFQSESYPKDAFYNWNMVHSHDYIIGDFVWTAMDYLGESSIGRYFYPGEPDGQHFQRDFFPWHGAYCGDIDLIGHRKPISHYRNILWNESEKLFMAVREPNPSEGPIQTTMWAVWPTWERWTWPGFEGKEIDVEVYSKYPTVRLYLNEKLIGEKCTGKQQEYKATFAVKYVPGILKAVGVEEGKEKENCLIQTSNEASQLRLVADRSSINADGQDLSFVTVEILDDKGVLVSNAEAALHFSIQGEGEIVGIGNANLKDEEVYVGNSCSTWNGRTLVVLKSTRTSGDVFLTVSSEGLVDASVLVKTE, from the coding sequence ATGAATCGCTCTAGTTATATATTACTTAATATTTTTTTGTTAGCTCTTGTTTTATGGGGATGTCAAACGGGAGAAACTCAACAAAAGTTAATAAAAGACCATAATTTAGACTTCGATTGGAGGTTTGCATTAGGTGATTATCCAGAAGCATCGCAGGCTTATTTTAATGATGATGGATGGAGAAGTTTGAATTTACCGCATGATTGGAGTATTGAAGGGCAACGAAGTGCTGAAGCGCCATCTGGTAATGACGGTGGTTATTTTCCTTCGGGAATAGGGTGGTATCGAAAATCTTTTAAGGTACCTGCTTTGTGGAAAGGACAAAAAGTACGCATATACTTTGAAGGTGTATATATGAATGCTGAGGTGTTTGTTAATGGACATTCTTTGGGTGTTCATCCCTATGGCTATACTTCTTTTTATTATGACATTACTCCTTATTTGGTTTATGGAAAAGGAAATACGATTGCAGTTAAGGTTGATAATTCGCAACAAAAAAATTGCAGATGGTATAGTGGTTCTGGAATTTATCGTCATGTTAGATTGGATGTTACAGCTCCTGTTTGTATTGATAAATGGGGTGTTGGGATTACGACTTCAGAAGTTAGTTCGGAAAAAGCATCGATTGAAGTTAAAACTATAATGAAAAATGATTTTGATACAGCACAAAAAATCATGCTTCAAACACTGTTGCAGGACAAACACAAAAACGATTGTGGAAAGGATGAAATCGTTGTTGAATTGGCCCCTAATAGCCGAAAAGAAGTAATTCAAAATATTGAAGTGCAGTCTCCTGATTTGTGGAGCCCAGAGTTACCTAATATGTACAATGCTATATCTAAAGTTTATATGGGGGAGGTTTTGGCTGATAAGGATTATAATCAGTTTGGAATTCGAACCATCAATTATTCGGTAGAAAAAGGATTTGAGTTGAATGGAAATACCATCAAATTAAATGGAGGATGTGTGCATCATGATAATGGTGTTTTAGGAGCTGCTGCTTATGATAGAGCTGAAGAGCGAAAAGTTGAATTATTAAAAAGTGCCGGTTATAATGCGGTTCGTACGTCGCATAATCCACCTTCAGAAGCATTTTTGAGTGCGTGTGATAGGTTGGGCTTATTGGTAATTGATGAGTCATTTGATGGTTGGAAGGTTGAGAAAACACCACATGATTATGCAAGTGTATTTGATGATTGGTGGGAAAAGGATATTTATTCAATGGTTATGCGCGATCGAAATCATCCTTCTATTATTATGTGGAGTAGTGGAAATGAAATAATTGAGAGAACAGAACCGGAATCTGTTGAAACAGCTTGGATGTTAAATAGTTATATTCGTGAATTAGATTCGTCGCGCCCGGTAACTTCTGCAATGACATCCTGGAATCAGGGGTGGAAGATTTTTGATCCGTTAATGGCTGAGCATGATATTTGTGGATATAACTACATGATGCACGAAGCAGAATCGGATCATGAACGTGTTCCCAAAAGGATTATTTTTCAGAGTGAATCATATCCAAAAGATGCTTTTTATAATTGGAATATGGTGCATTCACATGATTATATTATTGGCGATTTTGTTTGGACTGCCATGGATTATTTGGGTGAGTCTAGTATTGGGAGGTATTTTTATCCCGGTGAGCCGGATGGGCAGCATTTTCAACGCGACTTTTTTCCTTGGCATGGAGCTTATTGTGGTGATATTGATTTGATCGGTCATAGAAAGCCAATATCGCATTATAGAAATATTTTATGGAACGAAAGCGAAAAGTTATTTATGGCAGTAAGGGAGCCAAATCCATCAGAAGGACCAATTCAAACTACAATGTGGGCGGTTTGGCCAACATGGGAACGATGGACATGGCCTGGTTTTGAAGGTAAGGAAATTGATGTGGAAGTTTATTCAAAATATCCAACTGTTAGATTGTATCTTAATGAGAAGTTAATTGGAGAAAAATGTACAGGTAAGCAGCAGGAGTATAAAGCTACTTTTGCTGTAAAATATGTACCAGGAATATTAAAAGCTGTAGGAGTAGAAGAAGGGAAGGAGAAAGAAAACTGCTTGATACAAACATCGAACGAAGCTTCGCAACTTAGATTGGTTGCTGATCGATCAAGTATTAATGCTGATGGCCAAGATTTGAGTTTTGTTACGGTTGAGATTTTGGATGATAAGGGGGTGTTAGTTTCTAATGCAGAAGCTGCTTTGCATTTTTCAATTCAAGGAGAGGGTGAAATTGTTGGTATTGGAAATGCTAATTTAAAAGATGAAGAGGTGTATGTTGGTAATAGTTGTTCTACGTGGAATGGTAGAACATTGGTTGTTTTAAAAAGTACACGTACGTCTGGTGATGTTTTTTTGACTGTTAGTTCTGAAGGGTTAGTGGACGCATCAGTGCTTGTAAAAACAGAATAA
- a CDS encoding polyphosphate polymerase domain-containing protein: protein MDVLNKVISFYDSISLNEMGRVKLMNRIDTKFLMSPEALVKCLSQHVEDYSVVEIKGKRLLSYLTTYYDTDNLNMYHEHHNGKTRRYKIRYREYAESGDKFLEIKLKDKCRTNKDRVAVKGFDESINGLEEVFVNGNSPYFAEDLKPVLTTEFERITLVNKKTCERITIDLNIRFNDKHNRKDFDNCVIVEIKRSREDVYSSFARTIKKEGFLPLSISKYCLGTITLNHKIKYNNFKPRLRSVNKLMAQSSKSLSLVG from the coding sequence ATGGATGTTTTAAATAAAGTAATAAGTTTCTACGATTCGATTAGTCTTAACGAAATGGGACGAGTGAAATTAATGAACAGGATAGATACAAAATTCTTAATGTCTCCTGAAGCATTGGTTAAATGCTTGTCGCAGCATGTTGAAGATTATAGTGTAGTTGAAATTAAGGGCAAAAGATTGTTGTCATATCTTACTACTTATTATGATACAGATAACTTAAATATGTATCATGAACATCATAATGGAAAGACTCGCAGGTACAAAATAAGATACAGAGAATACGCTGAAAGTGGTGATAAATTTCTTGAAATAAAATTGAAAGATAAGTGTCGCACAAATAAAGATCGAGTAGCTGTTAAAGGATTCGATGAAAGCATTAATGGATTAGAAGAGGTGTTTGTTAATGGTAATTCACCTTATTTTGCTGAAGATTTAAAACCTGTGTTAACTACAGAATTTGAACGTATTACGTTGGTTAATAAAAAAACGTGCGAGCGAATTACTATCGATTTAAATATTCGTTTCAATGATAAGCACAATAGAAAGGATTTTGATAATTGTGTAATTGTTGAGATTAAAAGGAGTAGAGAGGATGTTTATTCATCATTTGCGCGCACAATCAAAAAAGAAGGTTTCTTACCTCTTTCAATAAGTAAGTATTGTTTAGGTACCATTACTTTAAATCATAAAATTAAGTATAACAACTTTAAGCCTCGTTTACGCAGTGTAAATAAGTTAATGGCTCAATCAAGCAAAAGTTTATCCTTAGTAGGTTAA
- a CDS encoding carboxypeptidase-like regulatory domain-containing protein, which translates to MQIRISKAILLLFLIIGGTSFAQNVTLKGKVLDAETNQPVEFANIGVVGSFMGTATDFNGGFELTISEEFKNYAVRISAVGYQPKELRVEDLVSETGVDVKLVQQSYGIDQVEVKAESKRLYGIIKTASNMIPDNYSKAYGSTVYYMQTINGKNTTETALKYLDASGYGDRSYNDGYKNRKFEVGEVRRNFNQKPLLNGMLYADDVLEFDVVRTRGNVLDVDVVDLFELELLQENNEKNDSVWIIKYKLDKPDFAATGDEQVLSYQGVIYISSVDYAVLRNELEVTSKGYHHAGRSSGLVSGDGNYTYKVISNYRKAIDGKYALSKIEYSGSSKSNSIVMTWINYDFKTTAEVEVKGRDYYTAISSDDGFWKRFTLPKE; encoded by the coding sequence ATGCAAATTCGAATTTCAAAAGCCATACTGCTGTTATTTTTAATTATTGGAGGAACAAGTTTTGCTCAGAATGTAACTTTAAAAGGAAAAGTACTAGATGCAGAAACAAATCAACCCGTTGAGTTTGCCAATATTGGTGTAGTTGGTTCTTTTATGGGGACTGCAACTGATTTTAATGGAGGCTTTGAGTTGACCATTAGTGAAGAATTTAAAAATTATGCGGTACGGATATCTGCAGTTGGATATCAACCGAAAGAGTTGCGGGTGGAAGATTTGGTTAGTGAAACGGGTGTTGATGTGAAATTGGTTCAGCAAAGCTATGGTATCGATCAAGTGGAAGTTAAAGCTGAATCCAAGCGATTATACGGTATAATAAAAACGGCTTCTAATATGATACCGGATAATTACTCAAAAGCATATGGATCTACGGTTTATTATATGCAAACGATAAATGGTAAGAATACCACAGAAACTGCTCTAAAGTATTTAGATGCGAGTGGCTATGGCGATAGAAGCTATAATGATGGATATAAGAATAGAAAATTTGAGGTTGGTGAAGTGCGAAGAAATTTTAATCAAAAACCGTTACTAAATGGAATGTTGTACGCTGATGATGTATTGGAATTTGATGTAGTAAGGACTCGTGGTAATGTGTTAGATGTGGATGTGGTTGATCTGTTTGAATTAGAATTGCTGCAAGAAAACAACGAAAAAAATGATTCGGTTTGGATTATTAAGTACAAATTAGATAAACCAGACTTTGCAGCAACAGGTGATGAGCAGGTTCTTTCTTATCAAGGTGTTATTTATATTTCTTCCGTCGATTATGCTGTTTTGCGGAACGAATTAGAAGTAACCAGTAAAGGTTATCATCATGCTGGCCGATCATCTGGATTAGTAAGTGGTGATGGAAACTATACGTATAAAGTAATCAGTAACTACCGAAAAGCTATTGATGGAAAATATGCACTAAGTAAAATTGAATATTCAGGATCATCGAAATCAAATTCGATTGTTATGACCTGGATTAATTATGATTTTAAAACAACTGCTGAAGTAGAAGTAAAAGGAAGAGATTACTATACTGCCATCAGTTCTGATGATGGTTTTTGGAAGCGTTTCACCTTACCTAAGGAATAA
- a CDS encoding glycoside hydrolase family 16 protein, producing MASFLNSLFGSKYPQTAKYEAEQERLKSDYQRFIDFQNSQNFKRFQELDTLVHSGDFIKKVEQLKTEKFKDTPEYRKLKDFESLKKSADLKKYFKYKASHNPERIATIEKSDLLKQFKSLQKWVESAEYREAKAQKDYKKSEAYIKFNEFKSLQKDPDIKFYYKETNRAIYKNFINIDKSERLESFEKLKQLVESADFIAFKTDLEDPKRFEKSKEHALISEYEDIKKTPEYKWYQKTLSSSNLSEFDKWQLTFEDNFDSAKIDQGKWINGYYWGKALLNDVYVLKEERQFFSDSNIQLRDSVAHLVTKEGKIKGKMWDDKLGFVPKEFDYSSALISTGQSFRQLYGKFEAKVKVEDSAPLNHAFWMVGESIAPQIDIFRFSDGGAKHFKAGSHFLDTSNKPSHALSTVNGIKFDSDYYIYGLEWTKDKLTWTVNGVKVHEQTQNIPQHPMYLVFSSHLMEDVEKIKLPSSLSIDWIRCYQYKA from the coding sequence ATGGCCTCATTTTTAAATTCTCTTTTTGGAAGTAAATACCCGCAAACAGCAAAATACGAAGCTGAACAGGAAAGATTAAAAAGCGACTATCAGCGCTTTATCGATTTCCAAAATTCGCAGAACTTCAAAAGGTTTCAGGAGCTTGACACACTAGTTCATTCTGGTGACTTCATTAAGAAAGTAGAGCAATTAAAAACGGAGAAATTTAAAGACACTCCGGAATATAGAAAATTGAAGGATTTTGAATCCTTAAAGAAGTCGGCTGATTTAAAAAAATACTTTAAGTACAAAGCTTCTCATAATCCCGAAAGAATTGCAACCATTGAAAAATCTGATTTACTAAAACAGTTTAAATCGTTGCAAAAGTGGGTTGAAAGCGCTGAATACAGAGAGGCAAAAGCACAAAAAGATTATAAAAAATCAGAGGCATATATTAAATTCAACGAATTCAAAAGCCTGCAGAAAGATCCTGATATAAAATTCTATTATAAAGAAACCAACAGGGCCATTTATAAGAACTTTATCAACATTGATAAATCGGAACGATTAGAGTCATTTGAAAAACTAAAGCAATTAGTTGAATCTGCAGATTTTATTGCATTCAAAACTGATTTAGAAGATCCTAAACGTTTTGAAAAATCAAAAGAACATGCACTTATTTCGGAATACGAGGACATTAAAAAGACTCCTGAATATAAATGGTATCAAAAAACTCTGTCGAGTAGCAACCTTAGTGAATTTGATAAATGGCAATTAACGTTTGAAGACAACTTCGATAGTGCTAAAATTGACCAAGGGAAATGGATTAATGGCTATTATTGGGGAAAGGCTCTTTTAAACGATGTATATGTACTAAAGGAAGAAAGACAATTCTTCAGCGATTCTAACATTCAATTACGAGATAGTGTTGCTCACCTTGTCACAAAAGAAGGTAAGATCAAAGGAAAAATGTGGGATGATAAACTTGGTTTCGTTCCTAAAGAGTTCGATTATTCATCTGCACTAATCAGCACTGGCCAGAGTTTCAGACAACTTTATGGTAAGTTCGAAGCAAAAGTAAAAGTAGAAGATTCAGCGCCCTTAAATCATGCATTTTGGATGGTTGGCGAAAGCATTGCACCTCAAATTGACATTTTCCGTTTTTCTGATGGTGGAGCAAAGCACTTCAAAGCCGGAAGTCATTTCTTAGATACTAGTAACAAACCCTCACACGCACTGTCAACTGTTAACGGAATTAAATTTGATTCTGACTACTATATTTACGGATTAGAATGGACTAAAGATAAACTAACTTGGACCGTTAATGGAGTTAAAGTTCACGAACAAACTCAAAACATTCCACAACATCCAATGTATTTAGTATTCAGCTCACACTTAATGGAAGATGTTGAAAAAATAAAACTTCCTTCATCGTTAAGTATCGATTGGATAAGATGCTATCAATACAAAGCATAA